A genome region from Natranaeroarchaeum sulfidigenes includes the following:
- a CDS encoding universal stress protein, which yields MYEILMPIDTSESRGRKQAAFVTALPGASESIHVSLLYVFDDENKAETTAPRQLSGGNAAFKRLREANVGIEQVSRIGKPAEQIVSVAEELDADLLVLGGRKHSPGRSALFGSVTQSVIRQTERPVTVTGGEAAET from the coding sequence ATGTACGAGATCCTGATGCCGATCGATACCAGCGAATCGCGGGGACGAAAGCAGGCGGCGTTCGTCACGGCGCTCCCCGGAGCGAGCGAGTCGATCCACGTCTCATTGCTGTACGTCTTCGACGACGAGAACAAGGCGGAGACGACAGCACCGCGCCAGCTGAGCGGCGGGAACGCGGCATTCAAACGCCTGCGGGAGGCCAACGTGGGAATCGAACAGGTCTCCCGGATCGGCAAGCCCGCCGAACAGATCGTCAGTGTCGCCGAGGAGCTAGACGCCGACCTGCTCGTGCTGGGTGGGCGGAAACACTCGCCGGGTCGGTCGGCACTGTTCGGCAGCGTCACCCAGTCGGTGATCAGACAGACCGAGCGACCGGTGACGGTGACTGGCGGGGAAGCCGCGGAGACGTGA
- the pspAB gene encoding PspA-associated protein PspAB, translated as MGLLDSIRSVLGVRAERDATSDADPDDLFGMSTAYLTMEANLGFEPTGYAALCFGDVNSHEFAGTVSDVRSILAEGEAETGTVSRFVDDDHGYRWVVFQDDDDFEDLVTNVYFAADTFIEEGYGSRLLAAVFAFEREGQPGDWIYSFRRGTFYPFAPTPGAAHERDNQVELKLQSVLDGELEIEPDKEYWYPLWPSEGRHPWE; from the coding sequence ATGGGACTGCTCGACAGCATCCGGAGCGTGCTGGGAGTTCGCGCCGAACGAGACGCCACGAGCGACGCCGACCCCGACGATCTGTTCGGGATGAGCACGGCCTACCTGACGATGGAGGCGAACCTCGGCTTCGAGCCGACCGGTTATGCGGCGCTGTGTTTCGGCGACGTCAACAGCCACGAGTTCGCGGGTACGGTCAGCGATGTCCGGTCGATCCTCGCAGAGGGAGAAGCCGAGACCGGAACCGTCTCCCGCTTTGTCGACGACGATCACGGCTACCGCTGGGTGGTCTTCCAGGACGACGACGATTTCGAGGATCTGGTGACGAACGTCTACTTCGCGGCGGATACGTTCATCGAGGAGGGCTACGGCTCACGCCTGCTCGCGGCGGTCTTCGCCTTCGAGCGAGAGGGTCAGCCCGGCGACTGGATCTACTCGTTCCGCCGGGGGACGTTCTACCCGTTCGCGCCGACGCCGGGGGCGGCCCACGAGCGGGACAATCAGGTCGAGTTGAAATTACAGAGCGTTCTCGACGGCGAGCTAGAGATCGAACCGGACAAGGAGTACTGGTACCCGCTGTGGCCGAGTGAGGGCCGCCACCCCTGGGAGTGA
- a CDS encoding FAD-binding and (Fe-S)-binding domain-containing protein, whose translation MSDTYQSGLTTGVDVADDPRANYDYQGSGIERPDLVDDLDSRVDGDVRFDSYSRQLYATDASAYQQLPIGVVSPRSTEDVAAVMEYCADNEIPVLPRGGGTSLAGQAVNEAVVLDFKRHMNGFLSVDPDERVARAQAGITLARLNDHLEEYGLKYAPDPAWGDKSVLGGCIGNNTTGAHSLKYHKADGYIESVETVLADGTVTEFGWVDVDELDELAGDADSESRIYAEVQAILEEHTGEIEAKFPDLKRNVSGYNLDRLVKDVNERGQVNVGRLLAGSEGTLAIVTEAEVSLEPIPSETSVVLLTYDDVISAMEDVAPILEHDPAAVEVMDDVLLDLARDTGQFADLVATLPDGTDSTLLVEFYADSIAEGKQKVANLLADRLPAHDAEVAPENPTSTDAPINAVDALEAYAPDRQAKFWKMRKSGLPILLSRTGDDKHWPFVEDTAVPAENLPEYVADIQDVFDEHGTFASYYAHAGPGVLHIRPLLNIKTQDGLDTMAAISEALTDLVVEYDGSISGEHGDGRARTKWNRKLYGDQLWDVFRDLKSTFDPQGLLNPGNVCGDHDPTENLRFDPEYSFDADFDPVLNWENENGFQGMAELCHGCAGCEGHQDTTGGTMCPTYRATDEEITSTRGRANMLRNAMNGELPDELFTDEFVNEVLDLCIACKGCKNDCPSGVDMAKLKAEVTHEYHQREGIPLRDRLFANVETLFKLGSTFAPVSNIAMSLPGTNLMAEKVMGIARERDLPSFHRRTFRKWMRSRGGSTVSEADAERKALLIADPYTDYTHPHVGKAAVEALEAAGVHVRVPNDVTDSGRPAFSKSMLDHARSTARENVDTLAPLVAEGWDVVTVEPSDAVMYQSDYQSLLSGEDVDAVAANTYGVCEYIDRFELDQGMSFDADAESLTYHGHCQQKATRKDHHAVGVLRRAGYEVDALDSSCCGMAGSFGYQVEHYSMSQAIGNILFGQVDDSPGEQVVAPGASCRTQLSDYDAQHGEPPHPIERVADALAGN comes from the coding sequence ATGAGCGATACTTATCAATCAGGTTTGACGACTGGCGTCGATGTAGCAGACGACCCGCGGGCCAACTACGATTATCAGGGTAGCGGGATCGAACGACCTGACCTCGTAGACGATCTCGACAGCCGGGTCGACGGCGATGTTCGGTTTGATTCCTACAGCCGACAGCTGTACGCCACCGATGCAAGTGCCTACCAGCAACTCCCGATCGGCGTCGTCTCGCCGCGCTCGACCGAGGACGTCGCCGCGGTAATGGAGTACTGTGCCGACAATGAGATTCCAGTACTCCCCCGCGGCGGCGGGACAAGCCTCGCCGGGCAGGCCGTCAACGAAGCGGTCGTGCTAGATTTCAAACGCCACATGAACGGCTTCCTCTCGGTCGATCCCGACGAGCGGGTCGCACGAGCGCAAGCCGGAATCACGCTTGCACGCCTCAACGATCATCTCGAGGAATACGGCCTGAAGTACGCACCTGACCCGGCGTGGGGCGACAAAAGCGTTCTCGGTGGCTGTATCGGTAACAACACGACTGGCGCACACTCACTAAAGTATCATAAGGCGGACGGGTATATCGAATCAGTCGAAACGGTGCTGGCCGACGGTACGGTGACGGAGTTCGGCTGGGTCGACGTAGATGAGCTTGACGAGCTCGCCGGAGATGCTGACAGTGAAAGCCGCATCTACGCCGAGGTCCAGGCGATCCTCGAGGAACACACCGGGGAGATCGAGGCGAAGTTCCCAGATCTCAAGCGCAACGTCTCGGGGTACAACCTCGATCGGCTGGTCAAGGACGTCAACGAACGAGGACAGGTCAACGTCGGGCGGCTGTTGGCGGGCAGCGAGGGGACCCTCGCAATCGTCACCGAGGCGGAGGTGTCACTCGAACCGATTCCGTCCGAGACCTCGGTTGTCCTGCTGACCTACGATGATGTCATTTCAGCGATGGAAGACGTCGCGCCGATCCTCGAACACGATCCCGCCGCAGTCGAGGTGATGGATGACGTCTTGCTCGATCTGGCGCGGGACACCGGCCAGTTCGCTGATCTCGTTGCAACACTTCCCGATGGAACTGACTCGACGCTGCTCGTCGAGTTCTACGCAGACTCCATCGCCGAGGGGAAACAGAAGGTGGCGAATCTGCTCGCCGACCGCCTGCCTGCCCACGATGCCGAAGTCGCTCCGGAGAACCCAACAAGTACTGACGCGCCAATAAATGCGGTCGACGCGCTGGAGGCGTACGCCCCCGACCGGCAGGCGAAGTTCTGGAAGATGCGCAAGTCCGGTCTGCCAATTCTCCTCTCACGAACCGGTGACGACAAACACTGGCCGTTCGTCGAGGATACGGCGGTACCTGCCGAGAACCTGCCCGAGTACGTCGCCGACATTCAGGATGTCTTCGACGAGCATGGCACGTTTGCCTCTTACTACGCCCACGCCGGGCCCGGCGTTCTCCATATCCGCCCACTTCTGAACATCAAAACGCAGGACGGGCTGGATACGATGGCGGCAATCTCCGAGGCGCTGACCGACCTCGTCGTCGAATACGACGGCTCCATCTCGGGTGAACACGGCGACGGGCGAGCGCGGACGAAGTGGAACAGGAAACTCTACGGCGACCAGCTGTGGGACGTCTTCCGTGACCTAAAATCGACCTTCGATCCACAGGGGCTGCTCAATCCGGGGAACGTCTGTGGCGATCACGACCCGACCGAGAATCTCCGGTTCGATCCCGAGTATAGCTTCGATGCTGACTTTGATCCGGTCCTCAACTGGGAGAACGAGAACGGCTTTCAGGGAATGGCAGAGCTCTGTCACGGCTGTGCGGGCTGTGAGGGTCACCAGGACACCACTGGCGGGACGATGTGTCCGACCTACCGGGCGACCGACGAGGAGATAACGAGCACTCGGGGGCGGGCGAACATGCTCCGAAACGCGATGAACGGCGAACTCCCCGACGAACTGTTTACCGACGAGTTCGTCAACGAGGTGCTCGATCTCTGTATCGCCTGCAAGGGCTGCAAGAACGACTGCCCGAGCGGCGTCGACATGGCGAAGCTCAAAGCCGAGGTAACCCATGAGTATCACCAGCGCGAGGGCATCCCGCTGCGGGACCGGCTCTTCGCCAACGTCGAGACGCTGTTCAAACTGGGGAGCACGTTCGCACCAGTCTCGAACATCGCAATGAGCCTTCCGGGAACCAACTTGATGGCCGAGAAGGTGATGGGAATCGCCCGCGAGCGCGACCTCCCGTCGTTCCATCGCAGGACGTTCCGCAAGTGGATGCGTTCGCGCGGCGGATCCACGGTATCGGAAGCCGATGCGGAGCGAAAGGCGCTGTTGATCGCCGACCCCTACACCGACTACACGCACCCACACGTCGGAAAAGCCGCAGTCGAGGCGCTGGAGGCTGCAGGCGTCCACGTCCGGGTCCCCAACGACGTGACCGACAGTGGTCGCCCGGCGTTCTCGAAGAGTATGCTCGATCACGCCCGGTCGACTGCACGGGAGAACGTTGACACGCTTGCACCGCTCGTGGCAGAGGGCTGGGACGTCGTGACCGTTGAGCCGTCCGACGCGGTTATGTACCAGTCGGACTACCAGTCGTTGCTCTCGGGCGAGGATGTCGACGCCGTCGCGGCCAACACCTACGGTGTCTGTGAGTATATCGACCGGTTCGAGCTCGATCAGGGGATGAGCTTCGACGCGGACGCCGAGTCGCTGACGTATCACGGTCACTGCCAGCAGAAGGCAACGCGCAAGGACCACCACGCAGTCGGCGTGCTCCGGCGGGCAGGCTACGAGGTCGACGCGCTGGATTCATCGTGCTGCGGGATGGCTGGGTCCTTTGGCTATCAGGTCGAACACTACTCGATGAGTCAGGCGATCGGCAATATCCTGTTCGGGCAGGTCGACGACTCGCCAGGCGAACAGGTCGTCGCGCCGGGGGCGTCCTGTCGGACACAGCTGTCGGACTACGACGCCCAGCACGGCGAGCCACCGCACCCGATCGAACGCGTTGCGGACGCACTGGCGGGTAACTAG
- a CDS encoding universal stress protein translates to MPVVAAVDQSERAQAVIRAARTLADDAGVSLHVVHVGDVGVPSPEGGYDADHERNLSTQKARQMARQIADDVDGVDEFEPVGLAGNTVEELIEYSKAQDAAYIVVSARKRPPFGQAVFGSVTQSLLLNADRPVVAVPSDRE, encoded by the coding sequence ATGCCTGTCGTTGCCGCAGTCGATCAGTCGGAGCGAGCACAGGCCGTAATTCGAGCGGCGCGGACACTTGCTGACGACGCGGGTGTCAGCCTTCACGTCGTCCACGTCGGCGACGTTGGCGTCCCGAGTCCGGAAGGCGGGTACGACGCGGACCACGAACGGAACCTCTCTACGCAGAAAGCTCGTCAGATGGCACGCCAGATTGCGGATGACGTCGATGGTGTCGACGAGTTCGAGCCCGTTGGATTGGCAGGGAACACTGTCGAGGAATTAATCGAGTACAGCAAAGCACAGGATGCGGCCTACATCGTCGTGAGTGCGCGAAAGCGGCCACCGTTCGGGCAGGCAGTGTTCGGGAGCGTTACACAGTCGCTGCTGTTGAACGCTGATCGGCCTGTCGTAGCTGTCCCGTCCGATCGCGAGTAG
- the radA gene encoding DNA repair and recombination protein RadA codes for MAANEDLEELPGVGPATAEKLQENGFDSYQGLAVASPGELSNTADVGESTASDIIQAARKAADIGGFESGSQVLERREEIGKLSFNIEEVDDLLSGGVETQSITEVYGEFGSGKSQVTHQLSVNVQLPKEHGGLHGSAIFIDSEDTFRPERIDDMIRGLDDEIIAATMEDRGIEGEPGEDEAMEELLESFLDNIHVAKAFNSNHQILLAEKAKELASESQDDEFPTRLLCVDSLTAHFRAEYVGRGQLAERQQKLNKHLHDLMRVGDLNNTAVLVTNQVASNPDSFFGDPTQPIGGNILGHTSTFRVYLRKSKGSKRIFKLVDAPNLADGEAIMRVEDEGLVPE; via the coding sequence ATGGCAGCAAACGAGGATCTAGAGGAACTCCCCGGCGTGGGTCCGGCAACCGCAGAGAAGCTTCAGGAGAACGGCTTCGACTCGTATCAGGGACTGGCAGTCGCCAGTCCGGGTGAACTGAGCAACACCGCCGACGTCGGTGAGAGTACGGCCTCGGATATCATTCAGGCCGCAAGAAAAGCCGCAGACATCGGTGGCTTCGAGAGTGGCTCGCAGGTACTCGAACGCCGCGAGGAGATCGGCAAGCTCTCGTTCAACATCGAGGAGGTCGACGACCTGCTGTCGGGCGGCGTCGAGACCCAGTCGATTACCGAGGTGTACGGCGAATTCGGTTCGGGGAAATCCCAGGTCACACACCAGCTTTCGGTGAACGTCCAGCTCCCCAAAGAACACGGCGGACTCCACGGCAGCGCCATCTTCATCGACAGCGAAGATACGTTCCGTCCCGAGCGTATCGACGACATGATCCGTGGGCTAGACGACGAGATCATCGCGGCGACGATGGAAGATAGAGGGATTGAGGGCGAGCCGGGCGAGGACGAGGCGATGGAGGAGCTTCTGGAGAGTTTCCTCGACAACATCCACGTTGCGAAGGCGTTCAACAGCAACCACCAGATTCTCCTGGCCGAAAAGGCAAAAGAACTGGCAAGCGAGAGTCAGGACGACGAGTTCCCGACCCGACTCCTCTGTGTCGACTCACTGACCGCCCACTTCCGCGCGGAGTACGTCGGCCGGGGTCAGCTTGCCGAACGCCAGCAGAAGCTCAACAAACACCTCCACGACCTGATGCGCGTCGGCGATCTGAACAACACGGCCGTCCTCGTCACCAATCAGGTAGCCTCGAACCCCGACTCCTTCTTCGGCGATCCGACCCAGCCGATCGGCGGGAACATCCTGGGGCACACTTCCACGTTCCGAGTGTACCTACGCAAGTCAAAGGGATCGAAGCGGATCTTCAAGCTCGTCGACGCCCCGAACCTAGCCGATGGCGAGGCGATCATGCGCGTTGAGGACGAAGGCCTCGTCCCCGAGTAG
- a CDS encoding alpha-amylase family glycosyl hydrolase produces MSQNDSGSDRGSVSRTTGGDVSPTDELARDRDTEGRSYRHYASEGADSYHPGQPRIVTVGSEIVNPAFVGAIYGSDHGDFRNRDHLSPRLPVLRRDPEEYDSDDFAWSIAERPEGSTAELSFSTPTNENQPRYDHGREHVTEFVPDESGRYTLRLDAPDGTHTQTIYAVPEPTDPDAGRPRVELDATLEGNEFSVGATPKLAPSRDSTTLRLDVTFLVDDRDSLSEDAISVNDTTAHIPLDALDGESARLHAVAYDGNRPSVVDTVELSPDGDVSLPNRPPSWLDDSVIYEIFTRSFHGERGKTDFDVLTDRVEYLDELGVDVVWLTPVVPSVSGAMDLSGGGPHGYDTLDYFDVAPDLTPSGTTPIEAYRQFIEACHDRDIRVLFDLVANHCGRDHEFFQASIEEATDRAGKWPHVESWDDESKYYDWFHRVHQSRYDGAGEQVEPEPRVTGFYDHLHMPNWNYDNLAVREHMLAVADFWSGEIGVDGFRCDIAWGVPHDFWKDVREVVRANNSEFLMLDETIPHDASFAENEFDAHFDTAEYTETAHAVARGEVEAFELLEAVKARTDKGFPDYTRLLNATENHDEKRLLNEAIHAGAYDDPESVQRACWAAGVALPGVPFVYYGQERAISRHGENRHLGPCDPRENDVRPGGMQRAFMNWDEYDEDHFQFYKRLIDRYHDLDALKPAAELEDVWHQSTDNVLAFGRDASDLDDVSGPERVVAIVNFEDGDPAQVQLPAAVDTTDVITDEDVAVEHNGTTTTVKVETIAVLETPTFDPLGETVVEWRNDSKYRRRNAYDMPTHETFDEACFDLQRFEVREFADSYQFVFEFDAIENVWNRDRGFSLQFPQVYVRDPDAEYGALNAAAGVNATFESVYQRRVLARPEGLVSVETGHGSLIGTGGAETLTDRDAILVWASKDDLPDPRTVEITPLVAGYDAKHKYDVRQTTTKATDWTFGTGQIEGTPPNVLDLITPAGVDRDDALAPFVDGVARIPFRSVD; encoded by the coding sequence ATGAGCCAGAACGACAGTGGATCCGACCGCGGATCGGTTTCCCGAACGACAGGCGGCGACGTCTCACCAACCGATGAGCTCGCCCGTGATCGAGATACCGAGGGGCGGTCGTATCGGCATTACGCAAGCGAGGGTGCGGACTCGTACCATCCCGGCCAGCCCCGGATCGTCACGGTCGGCTCGGAGATCGTCAACCCGGCCTTCGTCGGTGCGATCTACGGGAGCGACCACGGAGATTTCCGGAACAGGGACCACCTCAGCCCACGGCTGCCCGTGCTTCGGCGAGATCCCGAAGAGTACGATTCCGACGACTTCGCGTGGTCGATCGCAGAGCGCCCCGAGGGTAGCACCGCGGAACTCAGTTTCTCGACGCCGACCAACGAGAACCAGCCACGCTACGACCACGGTCGCGAACACGTCACGGAGTTCGTCCCCGACGAGTCTGGCCGGTACACGCTCCGGCTCGACGCACCGGACGGGACGCACACCCAGACGATCTATGCTGTTCCCGAGCCGACCGATCCGGATGCTGGTCGCCCACGGGTCGAACTCGACGCAACGCTCGAAGGTAACGAGTTCTCCGTCGGGGCGACGCCGAAACTCGCCCCGAGCCGTGACTCGACGACGCTGCGTCTCGACGTTACGTTCCTCGTCGACGACCGTGATTCGCTTTCCGAAGACGCGATCAGCGTCAACGACACGACGGCACACATTCCGCTCGACGCGCTCGACGGCGAGTCCGCCCGGCTCCACGCCGTGGCCTACGACGGAAACCGCCCCAGCGTCGTCGATACCGTCGAGCTCTCCCCCGACGGGGACGTCTCGCTTCCGAACCGTCCCCCGTCGTGGCTCGACGACAGCGTCATATACGAGATCTTCACCCGGTCGTTCCACGGCGAGCGCGGCAAGACTGATTTCGACGTCCTCACCGATCGCGTCGAGTATCTCGACGAGCTGGGTGTCGACGTCGTCTGGCTGACGCCGGTCGTCCCCTCGGTGAGCGGGGCAATGGATCTCTCTGGAGGCGGTCCACATGGCTACGACACGCTCGATTACTTCGACGTGGCCCCCGATCTCACACCGTCTGGAACGACACCGATCGAGGCCTACAGGCAGTTCATCGAGGCCTGTCACGACCGAGATATCAGGGTGCTGTTCGACCTCGTCGCGAACCACTGCGGGCGCGATCACGAGTTCTTCCAGGCGTCGATCGAGGAAGCCACGGATCGGGCAGGCAAGTGGCCCCACGTCGAATCGTGGGACGACGAGTCGAAGTACTACGACTGGTTCCATCGCGTCCACCAGTCCCGCTACGACGGGGCGGGCGAGCAGGTCGAACCCGAACCACGAGTGACCGGGTTTTACGACCATCTCCACATGCCCAACTGGAACTACGACAACCTCGCCGTCCGCGAACATATGCTTGCAGTCGCGGACTTCTGGTCCGGCGAGATCGGCGTCGACGGCTTCCGGTGTGATATCGCGTGGGGCGTCCCCCACGACTTCTGGAAGGACGTCCGCGAGGTCGTTCGAGCGAACAACAGCGAGTTTCTCATGCTCGACGAGACGATTCCCCACGACGCCTCGTTCGCGGAAAACGAGTTCGACGCGCACTTCGACACCGCCGAGTACACCGAGACAGCCCACGCCGTCGCCCGCGGTGAGGTCGAGGCGTTCGAGCTACTCGAAGCCGTCAAAGCGCGCACTGACAAGGGCTTTCCGGACTACACACGCCTGCTCAACGCCACCGAGAACCACGACGAAAAACGCCTGCTCAACGAGGCGATCCACGCCGGGGCGTACGATGATCCGGAGAGCGTCCAGCGTGCCTGCTGGGCCGCGGGCGTCGCGCTACCGGGCGTCCCCTTCGTCTACTACGGGCAGGAACGGGCGATCAGCCGCCACGGCGAGAATCGTCACCTCGGTCCGTGCGACCCACGTGAAAACGACGTGCGCCCCGGCGGGATGCAGCGCGCGTTCATGAACTGGGACGAGTACGACGAAGATCACTTCCAGTTCTACAAACGGCTCATCGATCGGTACCACGATCTCGACGCGCTCAAACCCGCCGCAGAACTGGAAGACGTCTGGCACCAGTCCACGGACAACGTCCTCGCGTTCGGCCGGGACGCGAGCGACCTCGACGACGTCTCGGGGCCCGAGCGCGTTGTCGCGATCGTCAACTTCGAGGACGGCGACCCGGCGCAGGTGCAGCTCCCGGCTGCGGTCGACACGACGGACGTCATTACCGACGAGGACGTCGCCGTCGAGCACAATGGTACAACCACGACCGTCAAGGTCGAGACGATCGCTGTCCTCGAAACGCCGACGTTCGACCCTCTCGGCGAGACGGTCGTCGAGTGGCGAAACGACAGCAAGTACCGGCGGCGCAACGCCTACGACATGCCAACTCACGAGACGTTCGACGAGGCGTGCTTCGACCTCCAGCGCTTCGAGGTCCGCGAGTTCGCCGACAGCTACCAGTTCGTCTTCGAGTTCGACGCTATCGAGAACGTCTGGAACCGTGATCGGGGCTTCTCGCTCCAGTTCCCACAGGTGTACGTCCGCGATCCCGACGCCGAGTATGGGGCGCTCAACGCCGCCGCTGGCGTCAACGCCACGTTCGAGTCGGTGTATCAACGCCGTGTGCTCGCTCGACCCGAGGGCCTCGTCAGCGTCGAGACGGGCCACGGCTCGCTAATCGGTACTGGAGGCGCGGAGACGCTCACCGACCGTGACGCCATCCTGGTCTGGGCCAGCAAAGACGATTTGCCGGACCCACGAACCGTCGAGATCACCCCGCTGGTTGCGGGCTACGACGCAAAACACAAGTATGACGTTCGCCAGACGACCACGAAGGCGACCGACTGGACGTTCGGCACCGGCCAGATCGAGGGGACGCCCCCGAACGTCCTCGATCTGATCACCCCTGCGGGTGTCGACCGCGACGACGCGCTCGCTCCCTTTGTCGACGGCGTGGCGCGAATTCCGTTCCGTTCGGTCGACTGA
- the ilvD gene encoding dihydroxy-acid dehydratase: MSKETMGGEKDPELPSSEVTEGVERAPHRAMFRAMGYDDDDLSAPMIGVANPAADITPCNVHLDDVAQSAYDAVDETDGMPIEFGTITISDAISMGTEGMKASLTSREIIADSVELVAFGEHMDGLVTIGGCDKNMPGMMMAMIRTDLPSVFLYGGSIMPGEHEGREVTIQNVFEGVGAVAEGEMSEEELDEMERHACPGAGSCGGMFTANTMASLSEALGFAPLGSASAPAEADERYEVAREAGELAVEVVRERRRPSDYLTKESFENAIALQVAIGGSTNAVLHLLALAAEADIDLDIEEFDEISRKTPKIADLQPGGEKVMNDLHEVGGVPVVLNALHEAGLLHSDALTVTGNTIGEELDAMDLPSLDDLDVDYLYSVDDPKNEQGAIRILTGNLAPDGAVLKVTGEEDLRHEGPARVFENEEEAMKYVQEGHVEAGDAICIRNEGPQGGPGMREMLGVTSAVAGQGHAEDVALFTDGRFSGATRGFSIGHVAPEAAADGPIAALEDGDIVTIDVEERTLAFDVSDEEIERRLDEREEPEPNYTNGVMAKYGRLFGSAANGAVTNPGAKEQ, encoded by the coding sequence ATGAGCAAGGAGACGATGGGCGGCGAAAAAGACCCCGAGCTTCCGAGCAGCGAAGTGACCGAAGGGGTCGAACGAGCGCCCCACCGTGCGATGTTTCGGGCGATGGGCTACGACGACGATGACCTCTCCGCGCCGATGATCGGTGTGGCGAACCCTGCGGCGGACATCACGCCGTGTAACGTCCACCTCGACGACGTGGCACAGAGTGCGTACGACGCCGTCGACGAGACGGATGGGATGCCGATCGAGTTCGGGACGATCACGATCAGCGACGCCATCTCGATGGGTACCGAGGGGATGAAAGCCTCACTGACCTCCCGCGAGATCATCGCCGACTCCGTCGAGCTGGTGGCGTTCGGCGAGCACATGGACGGCCTCGTCACCATCGGCGGCTGTGACAAGAACATGCCCGGCATGATGATGGCGATGATCCGCACCGATCTGCCGTCGGTCTTCCTCTATGGCGGTTCGATCATGCCCGGCGAGCACGAGGGCCGCGAGGTGACGATCCAGAACGTCTTCGAGGGCGTCGGCGCGGTCGCCGAGGGCGAGATGAGCGAGGAGGAACTCGACGAGATGGAGCGTCACGCCTGCCCCGGCGCGGGCTCTTGCGGTGGGATGTTCACCGCCAACACGATGGCCTCCCTGAGCGAGGCGCTTGGCTTTGCGCCGCTTGGCAGCGCCAGTGCGCCCGCCGAAGCCGACGAACGCTACGAGGTTGCCCGCGAGGCTGGTGAACTCGCCGTCGAGGTCGTCAGGGAACGTCGACGTCCCTCCGACTACCTCACCAAGGAGTCCTTCGAGAACGCCATCGCCCTGCAGGTCGCCATCGGCGGCTCGACCAACGCCGTGCTCCACCTGCTGGCGCTGGCCGCCGAGGCGGACATCGACCTCGACATCGAGGAGTTCGACGAAATCAGCCGGAAAACGCCGAAGATCGCCGACCTCCAGCCCGGCGGCGAGAAGGTCATGAACGACCTCCACGAGGTCGGCGGCGTCCCGGTCGTTCTCAACGCGCTCCACGAGGCCGGACTGCTCCACAGCGATGCGCTGACCGTGACGGGCAACACCATCGGCGAGGAGCTCGACGCGATGGATCTCCCTTCCCTCGATGACCTCGACGTCGACTACCTCTACTCGGTCGACGACCCCAAAAACGAACAGGGCGCGATCCGCATCCTCACCGGTAATCTCGCCCCCGACGGCGCGGTGCTCAAGGTCACCGGCGAGGAGGATCTCCGCCACGAGGGCCCCGCCCGCGTCTTCGAGAACGAGGAAGAGGCCATGAAGTACGTCCAGGAGGGCCACGTCGAAGCGGGCGACGCAATCTGTATCCGAAACGAGGGGCCACAGGGCGGCCCCGGCATGCGCGAGATGCTCGGCGTCACGAGCGCCGTTGCGGGGCAGGGCCACGCCGAGGACGTCGCGCTCTTCACTGACGGGCGCTTTTCGGGGGCGACGCGTGGCTTCTCGATCGGCCACGTCGCCCCCGAGGCCGCGGCCGATGGTCCCATCGCCGCACTCGAAGACGGCGACATCGTGACGATCGACGTTGAGGAGCGCACCCTCGCCTTTGACGTCTCCGACGAGGAGATCGAACGTCGTCTCGACGAGCGCGAGGAACCAGAGCCGAACTACACCAACGGCGTTATGGCCAAGTACGGCCGGTTGTTCGGCTCGGCGGCCAACGGTGCGGTGACGAACCCCGGCGCAAAAGAGCAGTAA